One window of the Roseovarius sp. THAF9 genome contains the following:
- a CDS encoding tripartite tricarboxylate transporter TctB family protein, producing the protein MSEPDTDTDARRGRGSEIIFAVITILAALVFALVVIPNGVTRPASVKHLPLSPVFLPYVLTIGVGIFALIHLLEAIFAAHIPGEDDASLGTHPRWKSRVLMLVGLLALYLLMPGRLGMPLTAIIVTIALMAIGGERRPLILLGVGIAVPVLVYLFFAHVAQVPLPMGLFVDRM; encoded by the coding sequence ATGAGCGAACCAGATACCGACACCGACGCCCGCAGGGGCCGCGGCAGCGAAATCATCTTCGCGGTGATCACGATCCTGGCCGCGTTGGTTTTCGCCCTTGTCGTCATCCCGAACGGCGTCACCAGACCGGCTTCGGTCAAACACCTGCCTCTGTCCCCTGTCTTCCTGCCTTACGTTTTGACGATCGGCGTGGGCATCTTCGCGCTGATCCACCTTCTGGAGGCGATCTTCGCCGCGCATATCCCCGGCGAGGACGACGCCTCGCTCGGGACACATCCGCGCTGGAAATCCCGCGTGCTGATGCTTGTCGGCTTGCTGGCGCTCTACCTTCTGATGCCCGGGCGGCTGGGAATGCCGCTTACCGCGATCATTGTGACCATCGCACTGATGGCCATCGGCGGCGAACGTCGCCCGCTCATCCTCTTGGGCGTCGGCATCGCCGTGCCGGTGCTGGTCTACCTGTTTTTCGCTCACGTCGCGCAGGTACCCCTGCCCATGGGCCTTTTCGTAGACCGGATGTGA
- a CDS encoding tripartite tricarboxylate transporter substrate binding protein, whose protein sequence is MKLNRRTLIGAVSATAMLAVGGPAMAQDYPSKRITLIVPYSAGGATDVLARQVADGLAQVLDETVTVENRPGAGATLGTTQAANARPDGYTLFMGQVSSHGIAPAVYKNLQYDPVEDFTPIKLILSIPNVMVVNKDSPYQTAQEFLDAAKSENMTFGSSGVGSSIHLSGEMFKARTGADMTHVPFRGSGEAVPALLSGDVDVMFDNLPSAMPHIQSGALRALAVTTPERSEHLEDVPTLDELDVSELDGFAARSWFGLLAPAGTDDAVVATLNNALDEVLASDSFQKFADTRGGQIEGGSPEDFAAYIEGELSSWKTVVDEAGVTVE, encoded by the coding sequence ATGAAACTCAACCGCAGAACCCTGATCGGCGCCGTCAGCGCCACCGCCATGCTGGCGGTGGGCGGCCCGGCCATGGCACAGGACTACCCGAGCAAGCGCATCACGCTGATCGTGCCCTACAGCGCCGGTGGCGCCACCGATGTTCTGGCCCGCCAAGTCGCCGATGGCCTAGCGCAGGTGCTGGACGAAACCGTGACGGTCGAAAATCGCCCCGGCGCCGGCGCCACGCTCGGCACCACCCAGGCGGCCAACGCGCGTCCCGACGGCTATACGCTCTTCATGGGGCAGGTGTCGTCGCATGGCATCGCACCCGCCGTCTACAAGAACCTGCAATACGACCCGGTCGAAGATTTCACGCCTATCAAGCTGATCCTGTCGATCCCTAACGTCATGGTGGTTAACAAAGACAGCCCCTATCAAACTGCGCAGGAATTCCTAGACGCCGCCAAGTCCGAGAATATGACCTTCGGGTCCTCGGGCGTGGGCAGCTCGATCCACCTTTCGGGCGAGATGTTCAAGGCCCGCACCGGCGCCGACATGACCCACGTGCCCTTCCGCGGCAGCGGCGAGGCCGTGCCGGCTCTGTTGTCGGGCGATGTCGACGTGATGTTCGACAACTTGCCCTCGGCGATGCCGCATATCCAGTCGGGCGCCCTGCGCGCGCTGGCGGTCACCACACCGGAACGTTCCGAGCATCTCGAGGACGTGCCGACGCTGGACGAGCTGGACGTGTCCGAGCTCGACGGCTTTGCCGCGCGCTCGTGGTTCGGTCTGCTGGCCCCCGCGGGCACCGACGACGCGGTTGTCGCCACGCTGAACAACGCGTTGGACGAGGTCCTTGCAAGCGACAGCTTCCAAAAATTCGCCGATACGCGCGGCGGCCAGATCGAGGGCGGCAGCCCCGAGGATTTCGCCGCCTACATCGAGGGCGAGCTTTCCAGCTGGAAGACCGTCGTTGACGAGGCCGGCGTAACGGTCGAGTGA
- a CDS encoding SDR family NAD(P)-dependent oxidoreductase — protein sequence MSDFAIVTGGARGIGAAIAKRLKADGLRIAVVDRIAPEHDHADEVLELELSDVEATRTALEKFCDGRRVTRLVNNAGIVEPADVASTDPYSIDKVAAVNLRAPLVCLQAALPAMKDARLGRVVNISSRVALGKELRTAYSATKAGLHGMTKTWALELGQHGITVNALGPGPIATELFNQVNPPGDPRTDKIIATVPMKRTGTPEDVADAVSFFCSERAGFVTGQVLYVCGGMTIGSV from the coding sequence ATGAGCGATTTCGCCATAGTCACCGGCGGCGCCCGCGGCATCGGCGCGGCGATTGCAAAGCGGCTCAAGGCCGACGGGCTGCGCATCGCCGTGGTGGACCGGATCGCGCCCGAGCATGACCACGCCGACGAGGTGCTCGAGCTGGAGCTGTCGGATGTCGAGGCCACGCGCACCGCGCTGGAGAAATTCTGCGACGGGCGGCGCGTCACGCGGTTGGTCAACAACGCCGGCATCGTCGAGCCCGCGGATGTCGCCTCGACCGATCCTTATTCCATCGACAAGGTCGCGGCGGTCAACCTGCGCGCACCGCTTGTCTGCCTGCAAGCCGCCCTGCCCGCAATGAAGGACGCGCGGCTGGGCAGGGTCGTCAACATCTCCAGCCGCGTGGCCCTGGGCAAGGAGCTGCGCACCGCCTATTCGGCCACCAAGGCGGGTCTGCACGGCATGACGAAGACATGGGCACTGGAACTGGGCCAGCACGGAATCACGGTCAATGCGCTCGGCCCCGGTCCCATCGCCACCGAGCTTTTCAACCAGGTGAACCCGCCGGGCGATCCGCGCACCGACAAGATCATCGCGACGGTGCCCATGAAGCGCACCGGAACCCCCGAGGACGTGGCCGACGCCGTGTCGTTCTTTTGTTCGGAACGGGCGGGGTTCGTGACCGGACAGGTCCTTTACGTCTGCGGAGGCATGACCATCGGATCCGTCTGA
- a CDS encoding citryl-CoA lyase, whose amino-acid sequence MSKPAPTTSLCRYTDTEIFYRNHNLVDELLTDDSDFVTVMMQHILNRQVSPSQKRVMNAILIVMMEHGLTPSAITTRSIYMSAPENLQGAVSAGLLAVGSQFVGTIENNARLLSELVDLDADAQAARAVEIVREHRARKAHLPGFGHHLHKPDDPRALKLLEIGEKESDNPRYLRALKTLSTAVDSEFDRHITINATGATAALLGDMDIPVNLMRGFAVISRAAGLVAHIAEEQQKPSGRFIWETIDKAMPFEDDA is encoded by the coding sequence ATGTCCAAGCCAGCCCCCACGACCTCGCTTTGCCGCTACACCGACACCGAGATCTTCTATCGCAACCACAACCTTGTGGACGAGCTTCTGACCGATGACAGCGATTTCGTCACCGTGATGATGCAGCATATCCTCAACCGCCAAGTATCGCCAAGCCAGAAACGGGTGATGAACGCGATTCTGATCGTGATGATGGAACACGGGCTCACGCCCAGCGCCATCACCACCCGGTCGATCTACATGTCGGCACCGGAAAACCTTCAGGGGGCCGTGTCCGCCGGGCTTCTGGCCGTCGGCAGCCAATTCGTAGGCACGATCGAAAACAACGCCCGCCTCCTGTCAGAACTGGTCGATCTCGACGCCGACGCGCAGGCCGCCCGCGCCGTCGAGATTGTACGCGAACATCGCGCCCGCAAGGCCCACCTGCCGGGCTTTGGCCACCACCTGCATAAGCCTGACGATCCTCGCGCCCTCAAGCTGCTGGAAATCGGCGAGAAGGAATCCGACAACCCGCGCTATCTGCGCGCCCTGAAAACCCTGTCCACCGCCGTCGACTCGGAATTTGACCGCCACATCACCATCAACGCCACTGGTGCCACCGCCGCGCTTCTGGGTGACATGGACATCCCCGTGAACCTGATGCGCGGCTTCGCCGTCATCTCTCGCGCCGCGGGCCTTGTCGCGCATATTGCCGAAGAGCAGCAGAAACCCTCCGGTCGCTTCATCTGGGAGACGATCGACAAGGCCATGCCGTTCGAGGACGATGCATGA
- a CDS encoding class I adenylate-forming enzyme family protein, giving the protein MYPIHFFHRAAHLWPDNIAVEHGDDALSYAQLHARVQALATGLQELDPEFGSRVGICCYNTIDHLVCWLAVLAAGKVWVPLQPMNASAELVRAVGFTRASIVIVQTETAEKLTGAETTFLFSDPAGGPGSTGDLVRKHMGQSPASCDLPLDATQAIKFTGGTTGLPKGVMQPYRAWNTNIATQIAAWSLGERQRYLAAAPITHGTSTYILPTLATGGTIVLLDRPRPEQTLDFLQYARITTTFVPPTVLYMLMELENVRDADYADLKNLIYGAGPMRPDAIGRAQGIFGPCLASTYGQTEAPQIATMISAEELKDPAKRASVGRETMLSQVEIMNEAGKILPPGETGEIVIRGDLLMTGYWDQPEITARTLVDGWLHTGDLGQKDEHGYLFIRGRAKEMIITGGFNVYPADVETVMGEHPEIIDCAVYGVPDDKWGEAVHAAVQVRDAKAVTGDEIIAFIRERLGPVQTPKSVNFRDSLPRNAIGKLQKNQLAEEHAAAFEKG; this is encoded by the coding sequence ATGTATCCCATTCACTTCTTCCACCGCGCCGCGCACCTCTGGCCCGATAACATTGCCGTCGAACATGGCGACGATGCGCTCAGCTATGCCCAGTTGCACGCCCGCGTCCAGGCGCTGGCCACCGGCCTGCAAGAGCTTGATCCCGAATTCGGCAGCCGCGTCGGCATCTGCTGCTACAACACCATTGACCACCTGGTCTGCTGGCTGGCCGTGCTGGCCGCGGGCAAAGTCTGGGTGCCTTTGCAACCGATGAACGCCAGCGCCGAGCTGGTGCGCGCGGTCGGCTTCACCCGCGCCAGCATCGTCATCGTCCAGACCGAAACCGCCGAAAAGCTGACCGGCGCCGAGACCACGTTCTTGTTCTCCGATCCCGCCGGCGGCCCCGGGAGCACCGGCGACCTGGTCCGGAAACACATGGGGCAGTCACCTGCCTCGTGCGATCTGCCGCTCGACGCCACCCAGGCGATCAAGTTCACCGGCGGCACCACCGGCCTGCCGAAGGGCGTTATGCAGCCCTACCGTGCTTGGAACACCAACATCGCCACCCAGATCGCCGCCTGGTCGCTGGGCGAACGCCAGCGCTACCTTGCCGCCGCACCGATCACCCACGGCACCTCCACCTATATCTTGCCGACGCTGGCCACCGGCGGCACGATCGTGTTGCTCGACCGGCCCCGCCCCGAGCAGACGCTGGATTTCCTGCAATACGCCCGGATCACCACCACTTTCGTTCCACCCACCGTGCTGTACATGCTGATGGAACTCGAAAACGTCCGCGATGCCGATTACGCAGATCTCAAGAACCTGATCTATGGCGCAGGCCCCATGCGCCCCGACGCCATCGGCCGCGCGCAAGGCATCTTCGGCCCGTGCCTGGCCTCCACTTATGGCCAGACCGAGGCACCGCAGATCGCCACGATGATCTCGGCCGAGGAACTCAAGGATCCCGCCAAGCGCGCCTCGGTAGGCCGCGAGACGATGCTCAGCCAGGTCGAGATCATGAATGAGGCCGGCAAGATCCTGCCCCCCGGCGAAACCGGCGAGATCGTCATACGCGGTGACCTTCTGATGACCGGCTACTGGGACCAGCCCGAGATCACCGCCAGGACGCTGGTCGATGGCTGGCTGCATACCGGCGACCTGGGCCAGAAGGACGAGCACGGTTACCTGTTCATACGCGGCCGCGCCAAGGAAATGATCATCACCGGCGGCTTCAATGTGTACCCGGCGGATGTCGAAACGGTGATGGGCGAACACCCCGAGATCATCGACTGCGCCGTCTACGGCGTGCCCGACGACAAGTGGGGCGAGGCGGTGCATGCCGCCGTTCAGGTGCGCGATGCCAAGGCCGTCACCGGCGACGAGATCATCGCCTTCATCCGCGAGCGTCTCGGCCCTGTCCAGACGCCCAAATCCGTGAATTTTCGCGACAGCTTGCCGCGCAACGCCATCGGCAAGCTTCAGAAAAACCAGCTCGCCGAAGAGCATGCAGCCGCGTTCGAAAAAGGATAA
- a CDS encoding IclR family transcriptional regulator, producing MTDTGLETGAPSAADSAKTAETSLAKAIRLLPIVAARNATGVSLSTVARKANLKTATARRLLQGLVEGGLLSFDPYSKIYTLGIGLFDLAGAPGSPRQFDPLRMELRPALSEIAAATGEATFLSVPFGDEALCIDAAGETHALCANTLQVGARRPLGVGAGSAALLAALPEDQCDRQIAANADIYSRYGELNAADVRRMVRHWREHRWLINASIIIPDVGAIAVAVFDQSGQLRAAISVAALKSRLAPKRRKEIVSVMTRAIARPGFTT from the coding sequence ATGACCGATACGGGGCTTGAAACCGGCGCTCCATCCGCTGCGGATAGTGCCAAGACAGCCGAGACATCGCTGGCCAAGGCGATCCGTCTGCTGCCGATCGTGGCCGCCCGCAACGCGACCGGCGTCAGCCTTTCGACCGTCGCGCGCAAGGCCAACCTTAAGACCGCGACCGCCCGCCGGCTGTTGCAGGGCCTGGTCGAGGGCGGCCTGCTCAGCTTTGACCCTTATTCCAAGATCTATACTCTCGGCATCGGCTTGTTTGATCTGGCCGGCGCCCCCGGCTCGCCTCGCCAGTTCGATCCGCTGCGCATGGAACTGCGGCCCGCCCTGTCGGAAATTGCCGCCGCCACCGGCGAGGCCACGTTTCTCTCCGTGCCATTCGGCGACGAGGCACTCTGCATCGACGCCGCTGGCGAAACCCACGCGCTTTGCGCCAACACCCTTCAGGTCGGCGCGCGGCGTCCGCTGGGCGTAGGCGCTGGCAGCGCTGCGCTTCTCGCTGCCCTGCCCGAGGACCAGTGCGACCGCCAAATCGCCGCCAACGCCGACATCTACAGCCGCTACGGCGAGCTCAACGCCGCCGACGTGCGCCGCATGGTGCGGCATTGGCGCGAGCATCGCTGGCTGATCAACGCCTCCATCATCATCCCCGACGTCGGCGCCATCGCCGTCGCCGTGTTTGACCAATCGGGTCAGCTGCGCGCGGCAATCTCGGTCGCGGCGCTCAAATCCCGCCTCGCGCCCAAGCGGCGCAAGGAGATCGTATCGGTTATGACCCGCGCAATCGCGCGGCCGGGTTTCACGACGTAA
- a CDS encoding methanogen output domain 1-containing protein, producing the protein MEMSPIAGADEVITRNRDQFLRELVSELANVLESRVGLEAAKGFIGRVGSQIGETMNEEYRTIFGTETLDAKQVAQALVDLKSRIEGGFRIESICPDRIVLTNSACPFAGQVDGRESLCMMTTSVFGRIAASNLGYARVEKTATIARGDPGCRVVIHLTEGEAGREFFG; encoded by the coding sequence ATGGAGATGTCGCCGATCGCAGGTGCGGATGAGGTGATCACCCGCAACCGGGACCAGTTTCTGCGAGAGTTGGTGAGCGAACTGGCGAACGTGTTGGAAAGCCGCGTCGGCTTGGAGGCTGCCAAGGGCTTTATCGGGCGGGTCGGATCGCAGATCGGCGAGACCATGAATGAAGAGTACCGCACGATCTTCGGCACCGAGACGTTGGATGCGAAGCAGGTGGCGCAGGCTCTGGTGGATTTGAAGAGCCGGATCGAGGGCGGGTTCAGGATAGAGTCGATCTGCCCCGACCGCATCGTGCTGACCAATTCCGCCTGCCCCTTCGCAGGACAGGTCGACGGCCGCGAGTCGCTGTGCATGATGACGACCAGCGTGTTCGGTCGGATCGCGGCCAGCAACCTGGGCTATGCCCGGGTCGAGAAGACGGCGACCATAGCCCGTGGTGATCCGGGCTGTCGTGTGGTCATTCACCTGACAGAAGGTGAGGCGGGCCGAGAGTTCTTTGGCTGA
- a CDS encoding ATP-binding protein: MFEISREEALREMIIAASGDGILLPLRAATSGLPRRIRFRVGAIRDGGRETSGFVLVSDNADPLGKPFRELNAELESANAKARRERQHRRLLQKSNDDLYAANAELKSFAYAVSHDLKSPVQTVSMLLSELDEFGSDKLDAEKSELVSMSRETLSRMSVLIEDLLRSTHLIGSEIKLAPCALERTVEEVIADLRAEITGAGARVQTGALPVVRGDAVMLRILFQNLLSNAIKFRHPDRRPEIVIGAGPPDAEGRIRITVADNGIGISPEHRSHVFDLFSRLHRHDEIPGSGLGLTMCRRIVQNLNGTIEVDENTDGGSIFTLRLEVADDD; encoded by the coding sequence GTGTTCGAGATTTCACGCGAGGAGGCGTTGCGCGAAATGATCATCGCGGCCTCGGGCGACGGTATTTTGTTACCGCTTCGCGCCGCAACCTCGGGATTGCCGCGCCGCATCCGGTTTCGCGTGGGTGCGATCCGGGATGGTGGCCGGGAAACAAGCGGGTTCGTTCTGGTCTCGGACAATGCGGATCCGCTTGGCAAGCCATTTCGGGAGTTGAACGCCGAACTGGAAAGCGCAAATGCTAAGGCGCGGCGCGAGCGGCAACACCGCCGGCTGTTACAGAAGAGCAATGACGACCTGTACGCGGCCAACGCGGAACTGAAATCCTTTGCTTACGCGGTATCGCACGACCTGAAATCGCCGGTACAGACGGTGTCGATGCTGTTATCCGAGTTGGATGAATTCGGCAGCGATAAGCTGGACGCCGAGAAGTCGGAACTTGTCAGTATGAGCCGCGAAACCCTGTCGCGCATGTCGGTGCTGATCGAGGATCTGTTGCGCTCCACGCATTTGATCGGATCGGAAATAAAACTTGCACCCTGTGCTTTGGAACGGACTGTCGAAGAGGTGATCGCAGATCTCAGGGCAGAGATCACGGGCGCGGGAGCGCGGGTGCAGACCGGCGCTTTGCCTGTCGTGCGGGGCGACGCGGTCATGCTACGTATCCTTTTTCAGAACCTTTTGTCGAACGCGATCAAGTTTCGGCACCCCGACCGCCGCCCGGAGATCGTGATCGGGGCTGGTCCGCCTGACGCGGAAGGGAGGATAAGAATCACGGTGGCGGACAACGGCATCGGGATATCGCCGGAACACCGCAGCCATGTCTTCGATCTGTTCAGCCGGCTGCACCGGCATGATGAGATTCCCGGCAGCGGGCTGGGCCTGACGATGTGCCGGCGGATCGTTCAGAACCTGAACGGCACGATCGAGGTTGACGAGAACACCGACGGCGGGTCGATCTTTACCCTCAGGCTGGAGGTTGCAGACGATGACTGA
- a CDS encoding response regulator, whose protein sequence is MTDLDAKSDAAIGTVMLIDDDTFFHVACERLMRRSGLVKKLLAFPMAEDALEFLSRPDRPEIDVLFLDVNMPRMGGFAFLEAAVARFGKDFCRMIIVMLTSSVDPRDVERAKQFRAIDEFVNKPLVHAQIEEIAARLKSGGRPAT, encoded by the coding sequence ATGACTGACCTGGATGCCAAGTCGGATGCGGCCATTGGGACCGTAATGCTGATCGACGACGACACGTTTTTTCACGTGGCTTGCGAGCGGTTGATGCGCCGTAGCGGGCTGGTTAAAAAACTGTTGGCCTTTCCCATGGCCGAAGACGCGCTAGAGTTCCTTTCGCGACCCGACCGGCCCGAGATCGACGTGCTGTTTCTCGACGTCAACATGCCGCGCATGGGCGGCTTTGCTTTTCTGGAAGCGGCGGTGGCGCGGTTCGGCAAGGATTTTTGCCGGATGATCATCGTAATGCTGACCTCGTCGGTTGATCCACGGGATGTGGAGCGGGCAAAGCAGTTCCGCGCCATTGACGAGTTTGTCAACAAGCCGCTGGTCCACGCTCAGATCGAAGAGATCGCAGCTCGGCTGAAGTCTGGAGGCAGACCGGCCACCTGA
- a CDS encoding response regulator — MRILAVDDDESMLELIDHSLSISAHHYVATAISAEQALEKIESEEVGFDCFLVDIQMPRVDGIDLTSIIRRIAGCERKPVVMLTAMHEKPYLDMAFRAGATDYITKPFNFRELRSRIFEAGKMCASEVQSIPDSQNSSGFSWVNGELIYDGPVSLSDDGDVKSLLSFVEFENYVQETARAYMRDRTKPRNGGPAAIGLKIACPQSNQTYPRFEPIGPLLSEVVQAANTVFYNALNYLSYRGNGTFLCLLNNHVHESSGSLERELNVCLGSRLNDLEDYGIHVFAGNQVPLRTSLPSAALDILWMAGESVEQKFIAARHAAK; from the coding sequence ATGAGAATACTTGCCGTTGACGATGACGAAAGCATGCTGGAACTTATCGATCATTCGCTGAGCATCTCGGCGCACCACTACGTAGCGACGGCCATTTCCGCAGAGCAGGCGTTGGAGAAGATTGAATCCGAGGAAGTGGGGTTCGATTGTTTTCTCGTGGACATTCAGATGCCAAGAGTCGACGGCATTGATCTGACTAGCATAATACGGCGGATAGCAGGGTGCGAACGAAAGCCGGTCGTCATGCTCACTGCCATGCATGAAAAACCGTATCTCGATATGGCCTTTCGGGCCGGCGCAACCGACTACATCACAAAGCCATTCAATTTCAGAGAGCTGCGAAGCAGGATCTTCGAGGCCGGCAAAATGTGCGCCAGCGAAGTGCAATCCATACCGGACAGCCAGAACAGCTCCGGTTTTTCTTGGGTCAACGGTGAACTGATCTACGACGGACCTGTTTCACTTTCGGATGATGGGGACGTGAAAAGCCTCTTGTCCTTTGTTGAGTTCGAGAACTACGTGCAGGAAACCGCGCGCGCCTACATGCGCGACAGGACCAAACCGCGCAATGGCGGCCCGGCTGCAATCGGTTTAAAAATCGCCTGTCCGCAAAGCAATCAAACGTACCCTCGGTTCGAGCCGATTGGTCCACTTCTGAGCGAAGTGGTCCAGGCCGCTAATACAGTGTTCTACAACGCTTTGAACTATCTTTCATATCGCGGTAACGGCACGTTCCTTTGCCTGCTGAATAACCATGTACACGAGTCGAGCGGGAGCCTCGAGCGTGAATTGAACGTTTGTCTGGGCTCGCGCCTGAACGATCTGGAAGACTACGGGATTCACGTTTTCGCTGGGAACCAGGTGCCGTTGAGAACGTCCTTGCCGTCAGCGGCTCTGGATATCTTATGGATGGCAGGCGAAAGCGTGGAACAGAAGTTCATCGCTGCAAGACACGCGGCAAAGTAG
- a CDS encoding cell wall metabolism sensor histidine kinase WalK — translation MALLEAHDTAEADVPSDARLLQNLNDYTSIAFALIWQRQAIYLAAAVLTAFYVDPTHALVFYFVIVLCELQDVILARRVKALKPHQYREIYTNYYWILLNTVLSSAAICLYAVSVAWKQEAGGHFAPLFFLFAAALFAAMNNHQLVLALAIRLAMYGISFLVIVCTDLWLVRPSLDSYIWLHFFTVIFVMYFLIDCSVVFLKLYRKNLAQLEALRQEHERTKAAYVAKSQFVSTVSHELRTPLTSIKGTLDLVNCGALGELPEKASKLLESAGKNSERLACLIDDVLDLQRIEANEMQYRKEILSVQDLVEDAVNGNQGYASKHNVSLVQDENSDKSLKIQGDHKRLMQIMANMISNAVKFSPDGSRVTVGYERVDAVIRIHVRDRGCGIPDGSEDKIFERFSQLDSSDQRKAPGSGLGMNISRDIATHHDGRIFYESVVDEGTTFYLELPDATES, via the coding sequence ATGGCGCTTCTCGAAGCACACGACACTGCTGAAGCGGACGTACCGTCCGACGCCAGGCTTTTGCAGAACCTTAATGATTACACGTCCATCGCCTTTGCCTTGATTTGGCAGCGTCAGGCGATCTACTTGGCCGCAGCGGTTCTGACGGCTTTCTATGTCGATCCGACACATGCCCTGGTTTTCTATTTCGTAATCGTCCTGTGTGAACTTCAGGACGTGATCCTTGCGCGACGTGTCAAAGCGCTTAAACCTCACCAGTACCGCGAGATATACACCAATTATTACTGGATTCTTCTGAATACCGTTCTGAGTTCTGCAGCAATTTGCCTGTACGCGGTTTCAGTGGCCTGGAAACAGGAAGCCGGAGGGCATTTTGCCCCTTTGTTCTTTCTTTTCGCCGCCGCTCTGTTCGCTGCGATGAACAACCATCAATTGGTGCTTGCGCTCGCTATACGGCTCGCGATGTATGGCATTTCGTTTCTCGTCATCGTCTGCACGGACCTCTGGCTCGTGCGCCCGAGCCTCGACTCGTATATCTGGCTGCACTTCTTCACCGTGATCTTCGTGATGTATTTCCTGATCGACTGCTCGGTCGTGTTTCTGAAGCTTTATCGCAAAAACCTGGCGCAGCTGGAGGCGCTGCGGCAGGAGCACGAGCGCACCAAGGCGGCTTATGTCGCGAAGTCGCAGTTCGTTTCTACGGTCAGCCATGAATTGAGAACACCACTGACATCCATCAAGGGCACCCTTGATCTGGTCAATTGCGGCGCCTTGGGAGAGTTGCCGGAAAAGGCGTCCAAGTTGTTGGAAAGTGCTGGAAAAAACAGCGAGAGACTTGCCTGCTTGATTGACGATGTGCTTGATCTTCAGAGGATCGAAGCCAACGAAATGCAATATCGCAAAGAGATCCTAAGCGTTCAGGATCTGGTCGAAGATGCGGTCAATGGAAACCAGGGTTATGCGTCAAAGCATAACGTCTCGCTGGTCCAGGACGAAAACTCGGATAAGTCGTTGAAGATCCAAGGCGACCACAAGCGCTTGATGCAGATCATGGCCAATATGATCTCGAATGCCGTGAAATTCTCACCCGACGGCTCTAGAGTGACTGTGGGCTATGAGCGGGTCGACGCGGTGATTCGCATTCACGTTCGTGACCGAGGGTGCGGTATACCTGACGGCTCAGAGGACAAGATATTCGAGCGCTTCAGCCAGCTGGACTCGTCTGATCAGCGCAAGGCGCCGGGCAGCGGTCTGGGCATGAATATCTCCCGCGATATTGCCACACATCACGATGGCCGGATTTTCTATGAAAGCGTCGTTGATGAGGGGACGACGTTCTATCTTGAACTGCCGGACGCGACGGAATCCTGA